A portion of the Rhizoctonia solani chromosome 6, complete sequence genome contains these proteins:
- a CDS encoding NAT, N-acetyltransferase, of N-acetylglutamate synthase: protein MSMLNARRLATRYAPNAIRLRSVRQVPARYLQSTSMADRDTITRLLYSIGTKREVERYLRIFSASSNPAAPAKFAVLKVGGAVLDKIDELALSLSFLSRVGLYPVVLHGAGPQLNDILENEGVIPDYIDGIRITDAKTLGIARRVFLEENMKLVNALEKLGTRARPITSGVFTADYLDKPKYGLVGKITRVDKRPLEASIRAGALPILTSLAESPEGQILNVNADIAAGELAKELEPLKIVYLNEKGGLFHGVTGEKLDEYSELMKQPWVKFGTKLKIREIKELLDHLPRSSSVAIIAADSLQKELFTDSGAGTLIRRGYKLFKASSIEEIGADRLRQVIHDRDPDILAGLSSVAGVLSDLKKAPYTIYGDEPFDCVAIVQHPEGETPVMTKLLPSKNGILNNITDNVFNSIRKDHKRLFWTARADDENRAWHFERADGSFTRQGRSLFWYGVQDVREVERIVKGFEETGRIERAYLPVGPSIPPHRVASSAPSGTRPFSTFARPHIIGTTGFASPSRGYATASPEKKVALIGARGFTGQALISLLANHPSLTLSHVSSRELAGQRLPGYSKSEVTYSNLSTSDIERMAKEGEVDAFVMALPNGVCKPFVDAIDRGNKEGSRDSVVVDLSADYRFEGANGWVYGLPELYNRESLKGAKRVSNPGCYATSTQLLLAPLLPYLALGTVPTVFGISGFSGAGTKSGQKDPAIPIPKVPGESLNGGIRPYALTDHIHEREAGHHLSTISPMTVAFTPSVAPWFSGILSIASVPLAKPLRASEIWDLYKHRYEHEKLVRIKEPTEGVVELGDVENNHGWVIGGVQVGSSGSRVVVTGGLDNLLKGAATQCLQNLNLALGYDEHAGIPL from the exons ATGTCGATGTTAAACGCGCGACGTTTAGCTACTCGGTACGCACCTAATGCTATCAGGCTGCGAAGTGTGAGACAGGTGCCGGCTCGATACCTGCAGAGCACAAGCATGGCTGACAGG GACACGATCACTCGTCTACTATACTCGATTGGTACCAAACGCGAAGTGGAAAGATATCTGAGGATATTCAGCGCCTCATCCAATCCCGCTGCGCCAGCAAAGTTCGCGGTGCTCAAGGTTGGGGGTGCTGTGCTCGACAAGATTGACGAATTGGCGCTAAGCCTCAGCTTCCTCTCCCGCGTTGGGCTTTATCCTGTCGTTTTACACGGTGCAGGCCCTCAACTAAATGATATTCTCGAAAACGAGGGTGTGATTCCAGACTATATCGATGGTATCCGCATTACTG ACGCCAAAACACTTGGAATCGCTCGCCGAGTATTCCTTGAGGAGAACATGAAACTAGTCAACGCCCTTGAAAAATTGGGAACCCGAGCTCGGCCGATAACCAGCGGCGTATTTACCGCAGACTATCTCGATAAACCCAAGTATGGACTTGTAGGAAAAATTACTCGCGTAGACAAGCGCCCACTCGAAGCCTCCATTCGTGCTGGTGCTTTGCCCATCCTAACTAGTTTGGCTGAATCTCCTGAAGGTCAAATTTTAAATGTTAATGCCGATATTGCTGCTGGTGAACTCGCCAAGGAGCTCGAGCCCCTCAAAATCGTTTATCTCAACGAAAAGGGAGGCCTTTTCCATGGTGTGACGGGAGAAAAATTGGAT GAGTATTCCGAGCTCATGAAACAACCTTGGGTCAAATTTGGCACCAAGCTCAAGATTCGCGAAATCAAAGAGCTTCTCGATCACCTTCCTCGCTCCTCTAGTGTTGCCATTATCGCTGCCGATTCCTTACAGAAAGAATTATTCACCGACTCGGGTGCCGGGACTCTGATCCGTCGTGGATATAAATTGTTCAAGGCCAGTTCGATCGAGGAGATTGGTGCAGACCGATTGCGCCAGGTCATTCACGACCGCGACCCTGATATCTTGGCTGGACTTTCATCAGTTGCAGGCGTGCTTTCTGATTTAAAAAAGGCTCCCTACACTATTTATGGAGACGAACCATTTGATTGTGTTGCCATTGTCCAACACCCAGAAGGCGAGACGCCAGTTATGACTAAGCTACTCCCATCCAAGAATGGTATTCTGAACAACATCACCGATAACGTCTTCAATTCGATTCGCAAAGACCACAAACGCCTCTTCTGGACTGCTCGTGCCGATGACGAGAATCGTGCGTGGCATTTTGAGCGTGCGGATGGTAGCTTTACCAGGCAAGGCCGTAGCTTGTTCTGGTATGGCGTGCAGGACGTCAGGGAAGTGGAGCGCATTGTCAAGGGGTTCGAGGAGACTGGGCGCATTGAGCGCGCATATCTCCCGGTTGGACCCAGCATACCCCCTCACCGTGTTGCATCATCCGCCCCGAGCGGAACTCGTCCGTTCTCAACTTTTGCTAGGCCTCATATAATTGGTACGACCGGGTTCGCCAGCCCTTCACGAGGATATGCTACCGCCTCCCCGGAGAAAAAGGTCGCCTTGATTGGTGCCCGAGGTTTCACCGGCCAGGCCCTCATTTCTCTCCTCGCAAACCACCCTTCCCTCACTCTTTCCCATGTCTCATCCCGTGAGCTGGCAGGACAGAGGCTCCCAGGGTATTCCAAGTCAGAAGTTACCTACTCGAACCTAAGCACCTCGGACATCGAGCGTATGGCCAAGGAAGGTGAGGTCGATGCATTCGTTATGGCTCTTCCCAATGGAGTGTGTAAGCCTTTTGTGGACGCGATTGATAGGGGAAACAAGGAGGGTAGCCGTGACTCGGTGGTTGTTGATCTTAGCGCAGATTATAGGTTCGAAGGAGCGAATGGGTGGGTATACGGTTTGCCTG AATTATACAACCGTGAATCTCTCAAGGGCGCCAAACGAGTTTCTAATCCCGGGTGTTATGCAACCTCGACTCAGTTGTTACTTGCTCCCCTTCTACCTTACCTCGCGCTGGGAACTGTTCCTACTGTCTTCGGTATCTCTGGTTTTTCCGGTGCTGGGACCAAGTCGGGCCAAAAAGATCCCGCTATACCAATTCCGAAGGTCCCTGGAGAGAGTCTGAACGGCGGGATTCGCCCATATGCCTTGACAGACCACATCCATGAACGTGAAGCGGGACATCACCTTTCGACCATCTCACCTATGACAGTAGCATTTACTCCTTCCGTGGCACCTTGGTTTAGCGGGATTCTGTCCATAGCATCTGTCCCACTTGCCAAACCTTTACGTGCGTCCGAGATTTGGGACTTGTACAAACACAGGTATGAGCACGAGAAGCTGGTTAGAATCAAGGAGCCCACTGAGGGCGTTGTCGAACTCGGAGATGTGGAGAACAACCACGGTTGGGTAATCGGCGGCGTTCAAGTAGGAAGCTCAGGGAGCCGAGTAGTGGTCACC GGTGGACTCGATAACCTGTTGAAAGGCGCTGCAACTCAGTGCTTACAG AACTTGAACTTGGCTCTTGGGTACGATGAGCACGCGGGGATTCCTCTTTAG